The Methanobrevibacter ruminantium genome contains a region encoding:
- a CDS encoding winged helix-turn-helix domain-containing protein, with protein sequence MRTQDIEKLLNDNKKLNEENKELKKENTELKVKIKELNYNLNSIQEDHISKELDSKIDYETFDEVKFTHKFNGNKEDMSIISFLARSNKRVDILKSLEETPKIPSIIAKEIGDSSHHVSKYLTSLKEKELVICLNEEDKRFRFYRITAKGKHYLEIIENKKY encoded by the coding sequence ATGAGAACTCAAGATATAGAAAAACTTCTTAATGATAATAAAAAATTAAATGAAGAAAATAAAGAGTTAAAAAAAGAAAATACTGAATTAAAAGTAAAAATAAAAGAGTTAAACTATAATTTAAATTCCATTCAAGAAGACCATATATCAAAAGAATTAGATTCAAAAATAGACTATGAAACTTTTGATGAAGTGAAATTTACTCATAAATTTAATGGCAATAAAGAAGATATGAGCATTATTTCATTTTTAGCAAGATCTAATAAAAGAGTAGATATATTAAAATCATTAGAAGAAACTCCGAAAATTCCTTCCATTATTGCTAAAGAAATCGGGGATAGTAGTCATCATGTTTCTAAATATTTAACTAGTTTAAAAGAAAAAGAACTGGTTATCTGTCTTAATGAAGAAGATAAAAGATTTAGATTTTATAGAATTACTGCAAAAGGAAAACATTATTTAGAAATTATTGAAAATAAAAAATATTAA